The Bifidobacterium eulemuris genome includes a window with the following:
- the argF gene encoding ornithine carbamoyltransferase: MTGQLRHMLRDDDVSHEEQKQILELGMKFRENRFYKQPFAGPQGVAVLFDKPSTRTRTSFSIGVAELGGYPLVIDKSGSQLGRGEPVADTSRVLSGMAYGIVWRTFGQERVEEMAKYATCPVVNALTDQFHPCQILADFLTIAQFRGGVDALAGKTIAYLGDAANNMANSYLLGGAVAGMHVRVAGPYGYLPDKAIVADAERIAADNGGSILVTTDPKEAVADADCVFTDTWVSMGEEAEYAIRSKPFWPYQVNDELMALAKPDALFQHCLPAYRGKEVTPSVIDGPQSVVWDEAENRLHAQKALLTWLVGKQRGDDALLA; encoded by the coding sequence ATGACCGGACAACTGCGCCATATGCTGCGCGACGACGACGTAAGCCATGAGGAACAGAAGCAGATTCTCGAACTCGGCATGAAATTCCGCGAGAACCGCTTCTACAAGCAGCCGTTCGCCGGCCCTCAGGGTGTCGCCGTGCTGTTCGACAAGCCCAGCACCCGCACCCGCACCAGCTTCTCCATCGGAGTCGCTGAACTCGGCGGCTATCCGCTGGTCATCGACAAGTCCGGCTCCCAATTGGGCCGCGGCGAGCCGGTGGCCGACACCTCCCGCGTGCTCTCCGGCATGGCCTACGGCATCGTCTGGCGCACCTTCGGCCAGGAGCGGGTCGAGGAGATGGCCAAGTACGCCACCTGTCCGGTGGTCAACGCGCTCACCGACCAGTTCCATCCCTGCCAGATCCTCGCCGACTTCCTCACCATCGCCCAGTTCCGCGGAGGCGTGGACGCGCTGGCCGGCAAAACCATCGCCTATCTGGGCGACGCAGCCAACAATATGGCCAACTCGTATCTGCTCGGCGGCGCGGTCGCAGGCATGCACGTGCGCGTGGCCGGACCGTACGGCTATCTGCCGGATAAGGCGATTGTGGCCGACGCCGAGCGCATCGCCGCTGACAATGGCGGTTCGATCCTCGTCACCACCGATCCGAAAGAGGCCGTGGCCGACGCCGACTGCGTGTTCACCGACACTTGGGTGTCGATGGGCGAGGAGGCGGAGTACGCGATTCGCTCCAAGCCGTTCTGGCCGTATCAGGTCAACGACGAGTTGATGGCGCTCGCCAAGCCGGACGCGCTGTTCCAGCACTGCCTGCCCGCCTACCGCGGCAAGGAGGTCACTCCTTCGGTGATCGACGGACCGCAGTCCGTGGTGTGGGACGAGGCGGAGAACCGTCTGCACGCGCAGAAGGCGCTGCTCACCTGGCTGGTCGGCAAACAGCGCGGCGACGACGCGCTGCTCGCCTGA
- a CDS encoding argininosuccinate synthase → MADNNRLVLAYSGGLDTSVAISYLKERTGKDVVAVSLDVGQGGESLETIRERALACGAIESYVVDARDEFANEYCMQALKANAMYEGVYPLVSAISRPLISKHLVRAAHQFGADTISHGCTGKGNDQVRFEVSIASIDPTLKAISPIRDLSLTRDVEIAFAKEHKLPIVQTEKSPYSIDQNVWGRAIETGFLEDPWNGPTKDCYSYTDDPAFPPVEDEVVIEFKQGIPVKIDGRDVTPLQAIEEMNRRAGAQGIGRIDLIEDRLVGIKSRELYECPGAVALITAHQELENCCLEREQHRIKRDIDKRWGELVYDAQWFSPAVKSLNAFIEDTQQYVSGEIRMILHGGRAVVTGRRSDTSLYDYNLATYDSGDSFDQKSSNGFIDIYGLPSRVAAARDVKFGNGIEVPSNTVE, encoded by the coding sequence ATGGCAGATAACAATCGTCTTGTGCTGGCGTATTCCGGCGGTCTTGACACCTCCGTCGCCATCTCGTACCTCAAGGAGCGCACCGGCAAGGACGTCGTCGCCGTCTCCCTCGACGTCGGCCAGGGCGGCGAGAGCCTGGAAACCATCCGCGAGCGCGCGCTGGCCTGCGGCGCCATCGAATCCTATGTGGTCGACGCCCGCGACGAGTTCGCCAACGAGTACTGCATGCAGGCCCTCAAGGCCAACGCCATGTACGAGGGTGTGTACCCGCTGGTCTCCGCCATCTCCCGTCCGCTGATCTCCAAGCATCTGGTGCGCGCCGCCCACCAGTTCGGGGCCGACACCATCTCCCACGGCTGCACCGGCAAGGGCAACGACCAGGTGCGTTTCGAGGTGTCCATCGCCTCCATCGACCCGACTCTGAAGGCCATCAGCCCGATCCGTGATCTTTCCCTAACCCGCGATGTGGAGATCGCGTTCGCCAAGGAGCACAAGCTGCCGATCGTGCAGACCGAGAAAAGCCCGTACTCCATCGACCAGAACGTGTGGGGCCGCGCCATCGAAACCGGCTTCCTCGAGGATCCGTGGAACGGTCCGACCAAGGACTGCTACTCCTACACCGACGATCCCGCGTTCCCGCCCGTCGAGGACGAGGTCGTCATCGAATTCAAGCAGGGCATTCCGGTCAAAATCGACGGCCGCGACGTCACCCCGCTGCAGGCCATCGAGGAGATGAACCGCCGCGCCGGCGCGCAGGGCATCGGCCGCATCGACCTGATCGAGGACCGTCTGGTGGGCATCAAGTCCCGCGAGCTGTACGAGTGCCCGGGCGCCGTGGCGCTGATCACCGCCCACCAGGAACTGGAGAACTGCTGCCTGGAGCGCGAACAGCACCGCATCAAGCGCGACATCGACAAGCGTTGGGGCGAGCTGGTCTACGACGCGCAGTGGTTCAGCCCGGCCGTCAAGTCGCTCAACGCCTTCATCGAGGACACCCAGCAGTACGTCTCCGGCGAGATCCGCATGATCCTGCACGGCGGCCGCGCCGTCGTGACCGGCCGTCGCTCCGACACCTCGCTGTACGACTACAACCTGGCCACCTACGATTCCGGCGACAGCTTCGACCAGAAGTCCTCCAACGGCTTCATCGACATCTACGGACTGCCGTCCCGCGTGGCCGCCGCCCGCGACGTCAAGTTCGGCAACGGCATCGAAGTGCCGAGCAACACCGTCGAATAA
- the argR gene encoding arginine repressor, whose protein sequence is MSESGPSLQRPATRAARLSAIEQALLRHVITSQSQLSQILLDEGFDVTQATLSRDLDEVNAVKTRLKDGTVAYAIADSPSGSTVESASSGRIEQQMARVLSGLVTSVAAARNLVVVHTPSGAAQYVASVIDKQSLDDVLGTIAGDDTVMMICSDDEPAKRRARWLLDIVSKTQQ, encoded by the coding sequence ATGAGCGAATCCGGTCCATCCCTGCAGCGACCCGCGACGCGGGCCGCGCGGCTAAGCGCCATCGAACAGGCGCTGCTGCGTCATGTCATCACCTCGCAGTCGCAGCTATCGCAGATTCTGCTCGACGAGGGCTTCGACGTGACGCAGGCGACGCTGAGCCGCGACCTCGACGAGGTGAACGCGGTGAAAACCCGGCTCAAAGACGGTACGGTGGCCTATGCGATCGCGGATTCGCCGTCGGGATCGACGGTGGAATCCGCATCGTCGGGCCGCATCGAGCAGCAGATGGCACGTGTGCTCTCCGGCCTGGTCACCTCCGTGGCGGCCGCGCGCAATCTCGTCGTGGTGCACACACCCTCCGGTGCCGCGCAGTATGTGGCCAGCGTCATCGACAAGCAGTCGCTTGACGACGTGCTGGGCACCATCGCGGGCGACGACACCGTGATGATGATCTGCTCGGATGACGAGCCGGCGAAGCGGCGCGCACGGTGGCTGCTGGATATCGTGTCGAAAACCCAGCAATAG